The Syntrophotalea acetylenivorans genome contains the following window.
CCATGTCAAGGGTCTCGGCATCCTGCCCTGAAACCACCTTGATGATTTTGTCGACCGTATGCACCTTATCCCCGGGATTAATACGCTCCGGTGAATAGCCAACCTTAAAATCAACACCGCAGCGCAACCCGGACTCCTGTTCCAGAATAGGCACGCAAACGTCTTCTGTGACACCGGGATAAACCGTCGATTCATAGACAACGACAGACCCGGGAGTCAGGTGGCGGCCGATGGAGCGGGAAGCCGACTCGACAGGAGTCAGGTCCGGTTTTTTATGATCATCGATGGGTGTCGGAACAGTGACGATAAGGAAGGACGCTTCGGCCAGGCGTGAGGCATCGGCGGTATAATCGATGTTTGTGGAGGCCAGATCCTCACTGGTCAGCTCTCCTGTGGCATCATAGCCGTCACGCAACTCGCCAATCTTTTCATTGCTGATGTCAAAGCCGATCACTTCGGCCTTGCGACCAAAAGCAGCAGCCAGGGGCAGGCCGACATAGCCGAGACCGACCACGGCAATCTTTTTCTGCTTTTTCTGAATTTGTGCAAAGGTAATCAAAGAAACCTCCCTAGGATGAAATCGAATCCAAATTCATATCGAAATAACTTCAAAAATCAGTCGTTCACCGCCGAGGTCTAAAAAACCGCCGAGAAAAATTCCCAAGATATCGTTTTACCTCAGCGTTCTCGGCGGTAAACTGCCCTTAGAGCGGCCTTGAAAAATGTAGCACAACACAAGGGAAACCTGCCCAAAAGATTGCGCCCTTCAGACTTGCGCAACCCTAGACCTGGTAGTACTCCCGGTACCACTCCACAAACCGCTGAACCCCTTCGGCAATGGGCGTGGCGGGCTTAAAGCCGACATCCCGCATCAAATCGTCCACGTCCGCATAAGTCGCAGGGACATCACCAGGCTGGATGGGCAGCAGGTTTTTCTCAGCGCTTTGCCCCAGGGCCTGCTCCAAGGTACCGATCAGGTCCATTAGCTCCACGGGGTTGTTGTTGCCGATATTATACAGCCGACTTGGGGCACTGCTGGTACCGGGGTCGGGCTGCGCTCCATCCCAATCAGGATTGGCGGTAGCGGTGTTGTCCAAGGTACGCATTACGCCTTCGACGATGTCATCAACATAGGTAAAGTCGCGCCTCATCTTGCCGTAATTGAACACATCGATCGGCTTTCCGGCCAGAATGGCCTTGGTGAACAGGAACAGGGCCATATCCGGCCGCCCCCAAGGCCCATAGACGGTAAAAAAGCGCAGCCCGGTCACCGGCAGACGATAGAGATGGGCGTAGGTGTGGGCCATCAGCTCGTTGGCCTTTTTCGAGGCTGCATAAAGAGACACGGGATGATCGACATTGTCGTGCACCGAAAAAGGCATGCTGGTATTGGCGCCGTAAACCGAGGAGGACGAGGCGTAAACCAGGTGCTCTACCTCATTGTGCCGGCAACCTTCAAGAATATTCACGAACCCGGTGAGATTACTGTCGACGTAGGCGTGGGGGTTAATCAATGAATAACGCACCCCGGCCTGGGCAGCCAGGTTCACGACCCGATCAAAACGCTGCTCCGCGAACAGGGCGGCGATTCCTTCACGGTCGGCCAGGTCGAGCTGAACGAACCGGAAATTATCCTTGCCCTGCAGGCGAGCGAGACGCGCTTCTTTAAGGGTAACATCATAATAGTCGTTGAGATTGTCGAGACCGATGACCTCATCGCCCCGTGCAAGCAGCCTCTGAGACAGATGAGAACCGATAAACCCGGCAGCGCCGGTAACTAAGATTTTCGCCACATTTTCCTCCAAATCGGGCAGTAACCTGGTACCCGTATAAACCTAATACTTCAACAGGGGCAAAGTCTAGCAAAGGGACCTCTGTTAGCCGCGACGACCAATCCCCAGATATTCAAAACCGGCTTCGCTCATCTGCTGCGGATCATATTGGTTTCGTCCATCGATAACAACGGGCTGCTTCATAATTTTCTTCATGGCCATAAAGTCGGGGGTGCGGAAAGGCTTCCATTCGGTGACCAGCACCATGGCATCAGCAGCCTTAAGAGCATCATACTGATGATCCGCCAGCACCAGATCGCAGTTATCAAACCAGGCCTTGGGCAAAAGTTTACGAGCCGCATCCATGGCGATAGGGTCGTAGGCCTTGACCCGGGCGCCCGCACCGATAAGATCGTGCAACAAGACCAACGATGTCGCTTCGCGCAAATCATCCGTACCCGGTTTGAAAGCCAGTCCCCAAACACCGATGGTGATACCGCTCAGATCGGAACCGAAGCGTTGGCAGATTTTCTCGAACAATACTCTCTGCTGGCGTTTGTTCCGTTCATCGACGCTGCGCAATACCTGGGAATCGTACTGACAACTTTCCGCCAGATGAATCAACGCTTTGACATCCTTGGGAAAGCAGGAACCCCCGTAACCGCAGCCGGGGTAGATATAGGAATAGCCGATACGGCTATCGGAGCCGATACCGCGCCGCACATTTTCCACATCGACATCGAGGCAATCGCACAGATTGGCGATTTCATTGATAAATGAGATTTTGGTCGCCAGCATGGCATTGGCGGCGTACTTGGTCATTTCCGCATCACGCACCCCCATATACACCGTGCGATCCCGATTCATATTAAAGGGCATATACAGTTGCCGCATAAGTTCACGGGCTCGGTCGCTGTCGGTACCGACAATAATACGATCGGGTCGCATAAAGTCTTCGATAGCCGCCCCCTCCTTGAGGAATTCAGGGTTACTGACCACATCAAAATCGATCTCCACATCTCTCTTTTGCAGTTCAGCCTCGATGACGGCCCGCACCCGGTCCGCGGTCCCTACAGGAACCGTCGATTTATCGACCACCACGGCATAATGGTCCAAATGCTGACCGATTTCTTTGGCTACCGCCAATACCTGGCTGAGGTCCGCAGAACCATCGTCGTTAGAAGGAGTTCCGACGCCGATAAAGTAAAGACTGGAATCGGCCATTGCCTCAGCGAGGGAGGTGGAAAAGTGCAACCGGTTTTCCCGGGCATTGTTGCTGACCAAGACTTCCAGTCCCGGCTCATAGATGGGAATCTTGCCGTCCTTCAAAGCGGCGACTTTGTTCGGATCCGCATCGACACAGGTGACATTATTTCCCATCTCGGCAAAACAGGTTCCGGTAACAAGCCCCACATATCCTGTTCCAATGACGGTTATATTCATCGAAAATCCATCCTTAAAAAATAGTTAAATGATTGCCTTAACACCCTATAATTGAATTAACTGAAAACACTCTATTAAAATACCCCTAACGCTTTGTGTCAAGCCCCTGTCCCGTCTTAACAAAAACTTTCAGACAGGTGCTAAGCATGAATACGAAAGAGGAATATGATTAGCGTGTTAAGCAGGGTCACCCGGAGGTTCGGAATAGCGCCTTAAGGTGGAGTGGGAGCATGTATCTATTTCCGTTTATTATGAAGACATTGGCGTTTGCATATCACCATTATCTTCTATCGCTCCGGCCAAACTGGACCCCGAATCGAGAATATCCAATCCACCTTCGTGGTTGGTCAAGATCTGCAGTGCCGGCAGAAGAAAGGCTTCCAGGGATTCGACGCCATGCCCATCGGTTGCAAAACACGAGTAAAGACCTTGGGTAAGATTAGCCTCCGCCCGTTTTTGCACTTGCTTGCCGTAACGCCCTGAAAAGCTGAGAAGGTTGCCCTGGAAAAGACCTCCCGTACCTTTGAGTTCATCCTGTAAAAATAAGTCGGATGGAGCTGCCCCGGGAAAAGAGGATGTTGTATTCGAGGGGAAAAACCTTTTAAAAACGCCATTAAAAGGCCACCTTATGGGGCAAAAATCGCCCTGGGCTAGAAGATCTGTGCGTTCAGGGTGAGCCATTAAAGGTATCAGACCACGCTGGATGATACGCTGAACATTATCCCGAACCAGCTCAGATGAAGCCTCACGGGGAACCTCAACCAACAGCAACCGACTATCCCCCAGGCATTGCGGCTTTTCAAGCAATACCGGAAAGTATTCGTCCAGGAAATATTCCATTCCAGGGCTCAGCAACAGAGGAATTCCTGCCCGGTTCAACTCTTTTTGCAGCGTGGATGTCGCTTTTTGAACCTGCGACGGTCGGTTGTCGAAACGGCCGAGAATGCAGTGGGGTGTACAATGTACCTGACGAAAACCGGCGGCCGCAAGCAGCCTTGCCATCTCCAGAGATTCAGCAAGGGTTTCGGGGCCGTCATCTATTCCAGGTAGAATATGACAATGCCAATCAATCATAGAGTATTAAAACCAGGCGAATATTTATCCGGAACTCAAGAGCGGTGAGATCTAGATTTTGAAATGTAATTCAGGCTGCAAACGCGGGGAATTGAACTCTTATTTATCGACCTTGATCCAGACGGTCTGCTCTTGATGAAGATTGCTGGTACGCCAGGTAAGAATCCCGCGAGAGACTTCATCCCCTTCCCGGAGATGATGGCCAAGATCGACCCATTTACCAAGGGGGACCCGCACCGTGCTCATCAACTCTTGCAATTTAACGGGCGACGGCATGCCCATCATGCGGGCACTACTGCGCTGAAACCCCTCCAGATAGGGGCGGATTTCTAAAGTAGCATAGCCCCGTTCCAGAATCGGCCTTACCCAGAAACCGGTATTGACGGCCTGAAACTCAACGGTCTGACCATAACCGGCATAACGACGGGCCAGCAACAACATCTCCCGCACATAGGGCACCATCTCCCCCATCAAAATAAACCCTTTGCTGCCATCCCGCAGCCGGAGGGTCTGCGTAGTCTGCTCGGCAGTATTGCCAAGACGCCGCGCTCCCGATGAGTAGGCAGGACCATTCTCAGCCCCATTGGCCCCTCCAGAGGATGCCGCAGAGCCATCGGGTTTTACCGTGCCGGGTACGGAGGAGTTGGACAGCACCGCCCGATTGCCGGTCCGACCATGGCGATCTTCCTGGCGCACACTGATACGCAGCATGGTCGGAGGGACGTCGATCTGCTGAAGCACCTCCTCGAGGGTGGCAATTTCCTCCGCCGAAGCGTTGACGATCAGACGATTATCCCAGACGCTAATTTTGCCCTGCCCTTCAAGGACATCACGAACTACCGGCAAAATTTCTTCCGCTGCAACATGTTTCAAAGCCATTACTTTGATAGCTGCCTGACAAGGCCGGGCGGCTACCAGCGAGAGCAACAGCAAACAACAAAACAGTGTAAACCTGCCGGACATATCCGTCTCCCCCTATCTGTTCATCCCTCAAAGTCCACCTGACAAATCCAGAATACCCATTGGCTGAAGGGCACTATACCAATTCCATATCGTCCCATAAACATGTTTTGTTAATGATTGTCGCCCCTGATTCGGAAAATACGTCCATCTTCTCCATAAAGAGATTGGTTAACTTTTTGATCGGGCCGGGATTTCCTTGTCGGCGTGCTGACTGAACTCTTTGGTTGCACGCCAGGGATTTACTGCTGGTCACTACTGCCAGTGAACCATTTATTTGATATACTTCTTGCTCCGGGCGGTACTCCGTCACAACAAAGACCCGGGACCTGCCGTCCTAATAAAGGAGGCCCCATGGACCGTCGACGCTTTCTGCATGATGCTGCGTTCTGGTCGCTTTCCTGGTCGTTGGCTCTACAATGGCCCTTCTTATCCGCCGCCAATCCCCCCGCCCATGCCGCACCGGGCAATCTTATTCTGGCAAAAGTCGGTATGGGGAAAGGAAAGGACTACCCAAGGTTGGTGCGACAAGTGGTTACCTTGGTCGGTGGCATGCACGCTTTTGTCAAGCCGGGCGCTCGGGTGGTTATTAAACCCAACATCGGCTTTGACCGTCCGCCGGAAATGGCTGCCACCACCCACCCCTTAGTCGTTCGTACCCTGGCGGAAATGGCGCTGGAAGCAGGAGCCGGCCAGGTAAGAATTTTTGACCGTACCTGCTATGAGGCCCGCCGCTGCTATCAGAATAGCGGCATCTTGCCGGCAATAAAAGCCATGGACCACAGCAAGGTGCGCTGTGACTATATTGATCGCAGAAAATTCGTCACTATAAACATTCCTCAGGGCCGGAACATAAAAAGCTGGGATATCTATCGCGATGCATTGGAGGCCGATTGTTACATCAACGTACCTGTCGCCAAACAACACGGGCTGGCCGGATTATCCCTCGGACTGAAAAATAGCATGGGAGTGCTCGGAGGAAATCGGGGCCATTGGCATCGCCAACTTGAGCAAAACCTGGCCGATCTGGCCACCGTTCTTCGCCCCACCCTGACCGTTATCGACGCCACACGAATGTTGCTTCGCAACGGTCCTCAAGGCGGCAACCTTCGGGATGTTAAAATCAACGATACCATCCTCGCTTCCTCCGACCCTGTAGCCGCAGACGCCCTGGCTACAATGCTCTTCAATCGTACTCCCGCAGAAATCGGCAGCACCGCAGCGGCGGCAAAAATGAGCCTGGGTACAATGGAATTGAACCGAATCCAAAGTGTTGTGGTGCCATGAAAGTCCGCCTCCGTGCCATACAGTGGCGACGCATGAGCCAGGGGCTGTTTTTGATATTATTCCTGGTTCTGTTTCTGCGGACTGACTATCAGGGGCAGGACCAACTTTCCGGGGTCGTCAACCTGATCTTTCGCATCGATCCGCTGGTGGCTCTGGCCGCCACTCTCGCCACCCGCAGTTTTATCTATCTGGTTATGCCGGCAGGCCTGTTATTGCTGTCCTGCCTGCTTTTAGGGCGCTGGTTCTGTGGCTGGGCCTGCCCGATGGGCACCCTCCTCGATGCGTCTCGATCTTTGACCGGCAGCAAAAAAACAGCTCTGCCGGGGGCGCTGCCCAGACTACGCTACATCCTGTTGTTTTTGATTCTGGTCGGCGCTCTCTTCGGCCTGCCCCTGGTCGGTTTTTTCGATCCCTTTGCTATTCTGGTTCGAGGCTTGACCATGGCCGTCTATCCCGCCGTTGCCATGGCCATTGAGAGCTTCTTTACGCTGACCTACCAACAAGGCCCTGTCTGGCTGAACCTATGGACCGAACCCCTGTATCAACTTCTAAGACATACAGTTCTGCCCTTTGAGCAAAAGGTTTTTACTTTGGCCTTGCCGGCCATGCTAATGCTTCTGAACCTTTTTTTATTGGAGATAATACAAAGTCGGTTTTTCTGCCGCACTCTGTGCCCTCTCGGTGCACTGCTCGGTCTTGCGGCACGCATTGCTCCCTGGCGAATAGCAAACCGGCAGCCGACCTGCCAGAATTGCAGACAGTGCACCCCCCTGTGCCGAACGGGCGCGATCGATGGCCAGAGCCAAGTAAACCAAGAACGGTGCATCCTCTGCCTCGATTGCCTGTCCGACTGTCCCAAAGACCACTTTCATTTTGGAAGAGTCCCAAAACACACTATACCCTTGGCGGAAGGTCTCAGCCGCCGGGCATTTGTCGGCACCACCCTGACAGGCATCACCCTGCCCTTCATGTTCGCCGTGCGACCCTTTAAACGGCACCCCAATCCAGCCTTGATCAGACCCCCTGGAGCACTTTCAGAGGATCAATTTCTCGGCCGCTGTGTGCGCTGTGGAGAGTGCATGCAAGTCTGCATCGGCAATGCCCTGCATCCGACTCTGATAGAAGCCGGCGCCGAGGGACTCTTTACCCCCAAATTGATTCCCCGGATCGGCTATTGCGAATACAATTGCACCTTATGCGGGCAGGTCTGTCCTACCGGAGCGATAAAAAAACTGCCCGTCTCCGAAAAACAAGCCACCGTCATTGGCCGGGCTTTTATCGACCGCAACCGTTGCCTGCCTTATGCCAAAGGAGTGCCCTGCATCGTCTGCGAGGAACTCTGTCCTACTCCGCAAAAAGCCATCGGCTTTCGTGAGGTGTCCGTTCAGAACGAGCTTGGCCAAACGGTACGGGTCAAACAACCCTATGTAATCGATGATTTATGTATTGGCTGCGGGGTCTGTGAAAACAAATGCCCCTTACCTGGACGCGCCGCAATCCTGGTCACCTCGGCCGGTGAATCGCGGAAGAAAAAGGATCTATACCTTGACGGTTATGGGCGTGAGGCAGGATAGAAAAAGGAATAGATGGGAAAGATGGTGGTTATTTAGCGAAAAAAAGCCCAGCAAAACAAATGGAGTTTTGGATCGAGCAGCTATGATGTGCCGCTATCCACTAGAAACCTTCGCCCGGCACAATCTCCTATCGGCTCCGCCGGAGGCCAGTCATCCCCAGACAACAGTCCGTCAAGGTCAAAACCCAATCCCCGGCCAGGCAAAGTAAAAGTCACCTTGGTTCCACTGCCTACTTCGCTGTCGACCCATATGTCGCAACCATGGGCTTCGATAATGTTCTTAACGATTGCCATCCCCAGGCCGAGGCCCTCTTTGGCCGTATTCGAAGCATCGACCCGATAAAACTTGTCGAAGACCCTTTCTACCTGCTCAGGGGTCATGCCGACACCTTCATCGCTGACAGAAATTCGCAGGTTTCCTTCTGACGGCTCGCAAGCCACACGAATCACACCCCCGGGCGGAGAAAATTTTACTGCGTTTCCGAGCAAATTTTCCATCACTTGAAAAAGTTTCCGATCATCCAGAAATACCATCAGTGGCATTTCAGGAAGCACAGCTTCAAAATGATGGTCCGGGCAGGCCCGTTGAAAATCGTTTGTGCTGCGCTCAATGATCGACCTTATATCAGCCCAATCTTTTTTCAAGCGAATAAGGTGTCCGGAATCGACACGGGAAAGATCCAGAAGGTCACCGACGATTTTTCCCAGAATTTCGGCCTTTTTATGAATAACGGAAAGAAACTCGGCCTGCTGCTCCTCATCAATACCTTGTTTGCTCAACAAAAGCTCGGAAAAACCCATGACTGCCGTTAAAGGAGTACGCAGTTCGTGGGCCGCTGTAGCAATAAACTCCCTCTTCATCCGGTCAAGCTCTCGTTCCCGACTCACATCCCGAAGCAGAGTGATGACACCAACTTCTTTGCCGCCCTTGTCCTTGACAATCGCGGGTTTTGCCTGAATCGTACGAACCTCGTCCTCATTATCACCGGGCAACTCCAGGTCCACCAGAGTTTCATCTTTGGCCCCGGATTGAACCGACACCAATTGTTTCGCTAACTGCTTGTCTTCAATCGCGGTATCGATAGGCATAAAATAGACGTCTTCAAGCCGTTTACCCAGCATTATTTCGGCAGAAGCACTCATCAAAATAATACGATTCTCCATATCGGTGAAAACCAGCCCATCGGCTACCGATCGGAGAATGACTTCGATCTTTGCACCGACCCGCTGGGAATCAGCCAGAGCCTTTTTAAGGGCCGCTTCGTCTCTTTTACGCTGAATGATCCGCCACACATCATTCAACACCAGATACAACTGTTTTACATCTTCGTCGGTGTAATCCTGCTCCTTGTTTCCCACTCCAGCCAAAAGCACTATTTTGCCATTATCTTCAACGGGCAGATTCATATGCCGCTTCAGTGGCAAATGCCAACCTGGGAGCCCCTGTTTTAAAGAACTGGCCTTACAATCATTTGTAATTATCGGTTTGCGTTGCCGTATTGCCTCGCCCCACAACCCCGTCTCAGACACCTTATAAGCTTGGGGGTAATCCGTGACCGAGCATTGCTCGATTGCCGACTTTGACCAGGCGTGAAAAGTGATTTCCGACTCGTCATTATTAACAAAACAGAGGTAGCCAATTTGGCTGTCGGTAAGTCGCACGCATGCTTCAAGAGCATAGTCCAAAATATACTTCTCAGACTCATTAATCATTTGGCTAAGATTATACAAGGCCTGAAACCTGATTTCATCGAGCTCAAGGGTTCGCTGAGCCCTTTTTTGCTCACTGACATCGATGAAACTCTTTAAAAGCAGTGGCCTGCCAGCATGGTTAACAGGAGTCACGGTCTTATGAACGGGAATCGTCGTGCCGTCACTCTTAAGCAATTGATTCTCACAAATTTCCATATCCTGAGAGAAGTTGGTGAGCGAACTACTTCCCTGTGCCTCAGCGCAAACATAGTCGTGGCAGATATGACCGATCAAATCTTCTTTGGGCCGCCCGAGCATATTAGTAGCATAGGCGTTGACATCGACAATCCGATTCGTTTCCGGATCGACAAGCAGGACTCCGGCATGAAGGGAGTCCAAAACAGTATTGCCCATGGTGTCCTGGGTCCTGCGATTCTGCCCGGCAAGCCGCTGTTTAGCTTCTCTGGCTTCCAGTTCGGCAATACGTTGACGAGCGGCCGTCAGTTCAGCGATAAGGTCCTGTCTATTTTCGAAGGTTTCCCTGAGCATCGGTTTTTCCCGAAAGGTTCTGATCGAAGCAACTGCAAACGAAGCATCAAAATTGCGCGATCGAAATCCAAACTTAAATATAACGATGTTTTAACTTACGAAGATTACCAAAACATCTCCTGATTGCAAAAAGTTTTTTTTGGCAAAGAAAATACCATGCCTCAAAGAGTATGGCTGGCGTAACCTTGAAACAACGATGAAACCAGCAATCCGGCCGCAGAGACATATCCTGAAACAATCGCAAATATGCTGGTCTTGCGGCAACTTACAGAAGAAACTTTAAGCAGGGGTTAAAGACGGGATCGGTGAAATATAGGCGAGATGCTTACTCCATGAAGACACCGGACTCGTTCTTTTCTACCGCCTGCAGCAATCTTTCGATATCCCGGTGAAAAGGCAGCGACGAATACGGTTGCCATTGGTTGTCGCGATCAGCCCAGAATAGTTGCCAGGACCCTGCCTCTTCGTCCTTCCGGAAACAAGCCACCCTGGTCGAGATCCATTCGCCGCTACCCTGCAGATGAGGCCGACTTTCAAAGAGGCTAACCTCGTCATGGCGAATATGATACTCAAGCCTGAGATAGTCTCGCAAATGACCAGGAACCTTTCTTTCACAATAGGCAGTAAATAATTTGTCGACTCGTTTAATTTCAAACTCGGATAAGGGCATGGTTCTCTCTGGTGTGTTGGGTTGTGAGAATAGATGCCGCCGGTAGTTTAGTGGATGTCCGGGTATCTTCTACACCCGTTGACGAAGGCCAGGTTCCGGTAGCAGAATCCCTGTCTCCGCAAAGCCCTATTCTGTACCAGCATTTGCGCAATTCAATAATATTTTGCGAATGCGTCTTACTTGTTTGTTTCTTCCGCCGTACGGTGGGGACGTGGCGGATCAGCGAGCAGCTGGTCCATAATCGCAAGGGCCGCCCGACGACCGTCGGCGGCGGCGGTTACTGCCAGATGGGCGCCGCGCGAGCAGTCGCCTCCCGCAAAGACCTTTGGGTGGGAGGTCCGGCCGCTTCTCGGATCGATGACCATCCGCCGCCGGGCGTCAGTCTGTACCCCGGCCTGTTGCAGAAATTCGAACTCCTCCACGTCGAAGCCGAGAGCCAGAATCAACACTTCGGCCGGAATGCAGTGTTCGGTTCCGGGGACATTTTCCACCCGATGCCGTCCGTCAGCGTCGAGACCGCTGAGCCGGGTTTTGAGCACCTCCACCCCGACCAGACGGCCGTAGCGCTCATCGACGATGATCTCGGTCGGGGCGCGGTGGAACAGGAAGGTTACCCCTTCTTCCTGGGCGTTGTGGTACTCCTTATGGCTGCCCGGCATATTGGAGGGGTCGCGCCGGTAGAGGCAGGTCACGCTTTCGGCCCCTTCCCGCAGGGAGGTCCGCAGGCAGTCCATGGCGGTATCGCCGCCGCCGATGACCACCACCTTCTTATCCCGTACGTTGAAACGCGGATGCAGGTCCTGCCCCTCCAACTGGTGCTGGACTTCGGTGAGAAATTCCATGGCCCGAAACACGTTGCCATGGTGTTCATGGGCCAGGTGCGGCAGGCGGCCGCCGGTGGCGCCGACGCCGAGAAACACCGCGTCATGGCTGTCGAGCAGGTCGGCGAAGTCGAGATCGCGGCCCACCTCCTGCTCCAGGTGCAATTGCAGCCCGGCCCTTTGTAGTATCTCGAAGCGATGCCGGACGATGGCCTTGTCGAGCTTGAAGTTAGGTATTCCCAGGGTCAGCAGGCCGCCAGGCTCGTCGGCCCGTTCGTACATGTTGACGCCGATCCCGGCCCGCAACAGGAAATGGGCACAGGACAAGCCGGCCGGTCCCGAGCCGATCACCGCTACTTTTTCCTTACGGGTGACGCCGGGAAACGGCAGTTCCAAACCGTTTGCAAACCCGAGATCAGTGATCGAGGCTTCGATTGGGCCGATGGCGATGGCGCCGTAACCGTCATTGAGAGTACAGGCGCACTCGCAGAGCACGTTGTGCGGGCAGATACGGCCAAGAATCTCCGGAAAAGGCGAACTCTCGTTGGAGAGCAAAAAGGCCCGCTCCAAATCACGGGCGGCGATGGCCGCCAGCCACTGGGGAATGTGGTTACCCAGCGGACAACCGATGGTAGCACAGAAGGGGTCGCCGCACTGAATGCAGCGTTCGGCCTGTGGCGTCACCTGGGCCAGGTCGTAGTAGTGGTAGATCTCGTCGAAGCTGCGCAGGCGCAGTTTGACGTTCTTCTTTTCCGGGTCCTTGCGGTGGGTCTCGATAAAGTTCTGCATAGCTCAGATCCTGATAATAATAATTGAAGCGAAGAATTTTTCGTTGTGGCAAAGAACTCCAAGGGCTGCGCGGAGGCGTACATCAGTACGCCGAACAAGCAGGCCTGCGGATTTGACGCCGCCACAGAGGAAAAGGGCCGTTTTAATCCCCTTCCTTGGGATTTAGCGGCGCTTTCATATCCTTGGGGGTCACCATCCAGAAGTACTCCAGCTCTTCCCGGTAGTTGTCGAGGATTCGGGCGGCCTTTGGGCTTGCGGTGCGGTTATGGTAAGAAAGTAATATCTTGCGCAAGTAAATCTTGCCCTCGCTGTCCTCGTCGACGTTGATGCGTCGAGCTTCCACCAACTCCCGATTGAGCTTGTCCATAAAAGTTTTGCCCTGGTCGTAGACGAAAGCCGCACCACCGGTCATGCCTGCCCCGAAATTGATTCCCGTCTCGCCGAGAATCACCACCGTACCGCCGGTCATGTACTCGCAAGCGTGATCTCCGGTCCCCTCCACCACCGCCAGCGCCCCCGAGTTGCGCACAGCGAAGCGCTCCCCGGCCGTGCCGGAGACGAACAGCTTGCCGCCGGTAGCGCCGTACAGGCAGGTGTTGCCAACCGCCGAGGCGCCTTCCTGGTAGATACAGGGGGTGACGATGATCCGCCCGCCATGCATGCCCTTGCCGACGTAGTCGTTGGCCACCCCCTTCAGGAAGATATTGAGACCGGTAACCAAAAAGGCCCCCAGCGACTGGCCGGCCACGCCCTGCAAGTGAAAGGTCAGGGCGTTTCGGGGCAGGCCCGCGTTGCCGTAATAATGGGCTACCTCGCCACTGATCAGGGCGCCGAAGCTGCGATTGATGTTCTGAATGGACCGCTCCACCAGCACCTCACGGCGCGGATCGCGAATCGCCGGCAGCACTTCGTC
Protein-coding sequences here:
- a CDS encoding NAD-dependent epimerase; translation: MAKILVTGAAGFIGSHLSQRLLARGDEVIGLDNLNDYYDVTLKEARLARLQGKDNFRFVQLDLADREGIAALFAEQRFDRVVNLAAQAGVRYSLINPHAYVDSNLTGFVNILEGCRHNEVEHLVYASSSSVYGANTSMPFSVHDNVDHPVSLYAASKKANELMAHTYAHLYRLPVTGLRFFTVYGPWGRPDMALFLFTKAILAGKPIDVFNYGKMRRDFTYVDDIVEGVMRTLDNTATANPDWDGAQPDPGTSSAPSRLYNIGNNNPVELMDLIGTLEQALGQSAEKNLLPIQPGDVPATYADVDDLMRDVGFKPATPIAEGVQRFVEWYREYYQV
- a CDS encoding secretin N-terminal domain-containing protein, which codes for MSGRFTLFCCLLLLSLVAARPCQAAIKVMALKHVAAEEILPVVRDVLEGQGKISVWDNRLIVNASAEEIATLEEVLQQIDVPPTMLRISVRQEDRHGRTGNRAVLSNSSVPGTVKPDGSAASSGGANGAENGPAYSSGARRLGNTAEQTTQTLRLRDGSKGFILMGEMVPYVREMLLLARRYAGYGQTVEFQAVNTGFWVRPILERGYATLEIRPYLEGFQRSSARMMGMPSPVKLQELMSTVRVPLGKWVDLGHHLREGDEVSRGILTWRTSNLHQEQTVWIKVDK
- a CDS encoding UDP-glucose dehydrogenase family protein yields the protein MNITVIGTGYVGLVTGTCFAEMGNNVTCVDADPNKVAALKDGKIPIYEPGLEVLVSNNARENRLHFSTSLAEAMADSSLYFIGVGTPSNDDGSADLSQVLAVAKEIGQHLDHYAVVVDKSTVPVGTADRVRAVIEAELQKRDVEIDFDVVSNPEFLKEGAAIEDFMRPDRIIVGTDSDRARELMRQLYMPFNMNRDRTVYMGVRDAEMTKYAANAMLATKISFINEIANLCDCLDVDVENVRRGIGSDSRIGYSYIYPGCGYGGSCFPKDVKALIHLAESCQYDSQVLRSVDERNKRQQRVLFEKICQRFGSDLSGITIGVWGLAFKPGTDDLREATSLVLLHDLIGAGARVKAYDPIAMDAARKLLPKAWFDNCDLVLADHQYDALKAADAMVLVTEWKPFRTPDFMAMKKIMKQPVVIDGRNQYDPQQMSEAGFEYLGIGRRG
- a CDS encoding 4Fe-4S binding protein, with protein sequence MKVRLRAIQWRRMSQGLFLILFLVLFLRTDYQGQDQLSGVVNLIFRIDPLVALAATLATRSFIYLVMPAGLLLLSCLLLGRWFCGWACPMGTLLDASRSLTGSKKTALPGALPRLRYILLFLILVGALFGLPLVGFFDPFAILVRGLTMAVYPAVAMAIESFFTLTYQQGPVWLNLWTEPLYQLLRHTVLPFEQKVFTLALPAMLMLLNLFLLEIIQSRFFCRTLCPLGALLGLAARIAPWRIANRQPTCQNCRQCTPLCRTGAIDGQSQVNQERCILCLDCLSDCPKDHFHFGRVPKHTIPLAEGLSRRAFVGTTLTGITLPFMFAVRPFKRHPNPALIRPPGALSEDQFLGRCVRCGECMQVCIGNALHPTLIEAGAEGLFTPKLIPRIGYCEYNCTLCGQVCPTGAIKKLPVSEKQATVIGRAFIDRNRCLPYAKGVPCIVCEELCPTPQKAIGFREVSVQNELGQTVRVKQPYVIDDLCIGCGVCENKCPLPGRAAILVTSAGESRKKKDLYLDGYGREAG
- a CDS encoding DUF362 domain-containing protein; translation: MDRRRFLHDAAFWSLSWSLALQWPFLSAANPPAHAAPGNLILAKVGMGKGKDYPRLVRQVVTLVGGMHAFVKPGARVVIKPNIGFDRPPEMAATTHPLVVRTLAEMALEAGAGQVRIFDRTCYEARRCYQNSGILPAIKAMDHSKVRCDYIDRRKFVTINIPQGRNIKSWDIYRDALEADCYINVPVAKQHGLAGLSLGLKNSMGVLGGNRGHWHRQLEQNLADLATVLRPTLTVIDATRMLLRNGPQGGNLRDVKINDTILASSDPVAADALATMLFNRTPAEIGSTAAAAKMSLGTMELNRIQSVVVP
- a CDS encoding tyrosine-protein phosphatase; amino-acid sequence: MIDWHCHILPGIDDGPETLAESLEMARLLAAAGFRQVHCTPHCILGRFDNRPSQVQKATSTLQKELNRAGIPLLLSPGMEYFLDEYFPVLLEKPQCLGDSRLLLVEVPREASSELVRDNVQRIIQRGLIPLMAHPERTDLLAQGDFCPIRWPFNGVFKRFFPSNTTSSFPGAAPSDLFLQDELKGTGGLFQGNLLSFSGRYGKQVQKRAEANLTQGLYSCFATDGHGVESLEAFLLPALQILTNHEGGLDILDSGSSLAGAIEDNGDMQTPMSS